Part of the Sorghum bicolor cultivar BTx623 chromosome 1, Sorghum_bicolor_NCBIv3, whole genome shotgun sequence genome, ggagagtcaaagcatttttatgtttgaccaaatttatagagaaaaatactaagatttgtaacgtaaagtgagtatattatgaaaatataattaaggaagaatctaatgatacttagttggtatcataataataattattttatcatataaatttggtcaaacttagaaaaatttgactctccaagatttttggaatgacttacaatttaggatggagggagtagtcagCTAGTCTGTATTAGTTATTAGCTGGCTAGTTGGAAACATGtaaatctataactcttataaagctaaaccccactagatgaattctctctccatgcaaggtgtccacatcatttctcactaagtgacccactaaatattccatttcttcatgcaaggtgtccacatcattctccactaagtccatgtcatcccacattaattacaaaaaattaccatatcatctatatcatgtgaaatactttaaatctttaatctattaacatacaagatgtacatacactatttgtttcagcatcaattaatttctctataatgtaaccaaatattagtttttgttctattagcttagcaattttttactagatctaatacaataaaatacatgcaagtcaatttcatatgtatacatacataatagaTTGAATACTATATAGTAATGCTCtatatataatgatttattttttaaaaaaatctcgcagcaacgcgcggggaattcaCCTAGTAGTATATGCATTCCTTTGCCCAGCAAAAGGGCGTCACTCTCTGTTTAGTGTATATGCAAGCCAAAAATTATGATTTACGTCATATAACTTGTCACTTTGTCGATCATGGCCCTGTTGTCCGTTTATTACATATCAACCGGTTGCTTTCTCCCATCATCTTTCAGACTTTCACCCGCATCCTCCAAtccaccaaattccaaactggaCATGTAATTGAATGGGAGTATATAAGGGTATTAATTCATCATTTTTGAAAATTCGGGCATCGATTCATTTGCCCGGCAAAATGGTGAAGCATGCTGAGTTTATTCATTTGCCCGGCAAAACAGCATGCGACTTCGTTAATTACGAGCAGGGGTAGGCGTAGGCCGGCACGGCATGGACGCATGGTAGTCTATTTATATACACATGCTGGTGCTGATGCTGCGCCATTGCTGCCTGCTCCAACCCCACCGTCCACCGATCTGGGAAGGCATCGTTTTCTTGTACTTTCCCTTCCGTCAGTGCCCTCGACCTCGATGCGCATCTCCTCCGTCCCGTCGTCCATGCGCGCGACGGCGAGCAGTGCCAGTGCCACcgcgctggcggcggccatgaaCATGAAGCAGCCGCCGCACGGCGCGTCCACGCTCTTCGCGCTGCTCTCCCtgtcgctcctcctcctccgcctgctcctccgcctccgcctggcCGCCTTCCGCGACGCCGCGCTGTCGCTCCACCTCCTGgcgcgcctccgcctccgccccgtcctcctccgcctccacgACGGCGCCAGCAGCGCCACCACGCTGCGCGTCTGGTGCCCCGCCGCCCCGTCCTCCAAGCCGCCGCTGCTCCTCCTCCACGGCTTCGGCGGGGACGCCAAGTGGACGTGGGCGCGCAACCTCCCGCGCCTGTCACGCCACTTCCACGTGTACGCGCCGGACCTTGTCTTCTTCGGCGCGCAGTCACGGTCCGCGTCGCCGCTCCGCTCCGTGGCGTTCCAGGCCCGCTGCGCCGCCGAGGCCATGCGCCTCCTCGGCGTGCCTCGCTACGACGTCGCCGGGATCAGCTACGGCGGCTTCGTCGCCTACCGGATGGCCGCTGCCGAGGCCAGCGACGCCGTGGGCAGGCTCGTCATCATGACCACCGGCGTCGCAGCCACGCCCGGAGAGATGCGGGCGATGGCGGCAAGGGAGGACCGCACCGTCGAGGAGGCGCTGCTGCCGAACACCGCCGAGGGGCTGCGCTTCCTCGTGCGACGCTCCATGCATCGTCCCCCGCCGTGGATGCCGGACTTCGTGCTTGACGACTTCATCCAGGTTAGCGCTCGATCTCGCTCGGCgttttttttatatttgttGCTATTGTTATTATTTTCTACCTGTATAGTTCTTTGTTCTTTTCGATCGCTTTCTCGTTTTTCTGCCAGTGTTATATACTACAGCCAATTAATTTTGTCGTGTAGTACGTCTGTACGTTGTTACCTTAATGCTGTAGAAGTGTAGAGTCAATTATGTACCAAGGCGGCAACATATATTGTTCGTATTTCACGCAGCACAACCGGTATTGACTTTCACGTTGTTTAGAGTACGGCGTACGTGTTGAAGGTCAGTAGTGATCCATGTCTACGACACGAAACTTATTTGTATACATGCTTCTGGATTTTGGAGTTCGTACTCCCTAGAAACTTATAAGTTCCCTATAAGCTTTTTGTACGAGACATGTTTCTTCTCACGTTCAagtttataatataaaattatctGAATACAAAATTAGTAACGTCAATGCTAAGCCACACAATCACAGTGTATAGATTATCTATCAATGGACTAATCGTTGACGTCGATAGAGGTTTGTCGTCCTAGACGCAACAAGAAATAAGTGTTTTAAGAAAAGGGGTCCGGCCGGGGTAATGCATAACTCGAGCACAAAAACTGGCGAACCAATCAAATTTTGCAACTACCAGTTTTGTTATAGGAAATCTTTTATGCGCGTATATATACGTATTTCGCTTGCTTCTGGACGTCTGGTAGCGAGTATTGTTGTACTGCTCCCCGTACGTATGTAGGAGTATACTACTGTACATAGCTTCTCGAGAGGTCGTGTGGTGTGTGCATTGAGGTAGACATGCACGCACCAGCGTTCTACATACAACTCTAAAAAGAAGCGCATGTCGTTGTGTCGACCGCGCATGGTGCTCCCGCAGTCCCGCACTCTAAAAAGAAGCGTGCTTCTCATTTTCTAAGGAGTAAATTAATTTCGATTTAAATGAGTTTATGCAAAACAATATTATTAAATGAGTTTATAAAAAAACAATATTAATCTTTTATTACAGAAATATACTAGTTTATACTTATCTAATAATGGTAGTGTTATAAATGTTCgtattttttatcttttattagaTTTTGTTAGGAAGGTTGAACTCGCTACCCATTGTTCAATCTCACGTAAAGCTAGAAATTTATAATACTTTTTTGGACGGATGGATCGGGCATGTTTGGTTCATTTTTAAATTTTAGTTAATGagttaaaatagtttagttttataagtgtagctaaaatttagggtgtgtttggttgggctgTGATTTTTGGAAAAGTTACTGTGAGCTTTGAGCTTTTGAAAAGCTGCTGGGGGATGTGGACTTTGAGAAACCCAAAAGTCATTTGGTTGGTCACTCGTGGCTTTTGGAAAAAAACTGAACGTATTCCAAAAGTCAGTGAAAGCTGGGGGTGAGGTGCTTTTGGATTTGTACTACGAGAAAAGCTGCTTTTGGGCAAAAACACTTGTGGCTTTTGGGCCCTTTGGTTGGCTTTTGGCTTTTACAAAAGAAAAAGCAGGTCCAAAAGCCCAACCAAAGGGATCCTTAGTAGGAGGGTTCCGGAGCGACGAAGGAAAACCACGAAAGTAGGCCCTAAAAATTTCCAAGATTctcagtcacatcgaatcttacggcatatgcatggtgcattaaatataaatgaaaataaaaactaattatacagtttatctgtaaatcgcgagacgaatcttttaagtttagttactttaagattgaataatatttgtcaaataaaaacaaaaatgctaccgtGCTAAAAAAACCTAAAGTTTTTTCGAACTGAACCAGGCCGTAATTCCAGAGGGTGGGGAGGAAGACACGCGGGTCCGGTAGATCTGGTGCGGCGTGTCACGGATGGTAGCGCCGATCTCGTCGATTCCTTTTGTCGCTGTGCTCCTTGCGTGGCCCCACCCTCTCGTAAAAAGAACTCGGGGCAAAGATTCCGTGATCCAAAACACTCTGAGGACTCGACTGCCACGTTGAGGGAAGTAGAAGCCGCGCTGTCACGTTCCTGGTGGAGCACGTACAGTAGTTTTTAGTACACGAAAGACTTCAGCAGCCGGGCATGCCGCAGCGTAATGCAAGCGGGCCCACCTGCTCTCTGTCCTTCGTTCGTTGCGGTTACCGTTGCCCTTCTGCTCCTGCCCGTTCTGGGGCTGTGCTTGTTTCTCATCTTTccggcggggcggggcggggcggttTCCGTCCCGTCTCGTTTTCGCGCCGGGTACGATGAACCGGCGCCTGCCGGCTGCCGTTCGGTTCGTCCGCGTCCAAGGATTTCCGAGCACGTAATCGCAGCAAGGATTAGGATGCGGCACGCCATGGGCTAGTGCGCATGTGGAACGTGCTACCCGTGGGAGGTGGCAGTGGATAGACCCGAAGATCTTCCTGATGGGATCCACGCTTACTGAAACTATAGCTGAAAATATTGTTCATTAATttcttgtgagagaaaaatactgctaaataattaataaatttGGTATATAAACTCAAGTAAACAGGACCAATTTATTGGTGTGTTAGCTTGTCAGTTTTGTGGCATTCTGTCCCTGGCTCCCTGCCAGATCGTTTGTACAATACAACGAACACATTTTCCAagcttttcttcttttctccctCTACTGCAGCTCATGTACGTGGATCAAAAAAGGGAGAGGGCAGAGTTGCTGCACGAATTGCTCAAGACCGGAGCTGGCTTCGACACCCTCCCGGCTCTTACCCAGGTACTACTAGTAACTACGACATCGCAGTAGTTACCACATCAGGTCGCAGGAACACTCAAAATAAAAGAATATTAACAGTCTTTGTTCAAATATAAAAATACTACTAACGATCTTCAGCTTCCACTCCTCCAGGAAACACTGCTCATCTGGGGAGACAAAGACCAGGTGTTCCCCGTCGATCTTGGCCACAGGCTGCACAGGTAAAGCAAAAACCGCACAGCACAGCACAAGATCTTCTCTTCAATCCAATCCAGAATCCACTAGTACGCCAGATTGTTCAGAGCACTTCCGTGAATGCAGGCTTGTGGGAGAGAGATCCAGGCTAGAGATCGTCAGGGACGCAGGGCACGCGCTGCAGCTGGAGGGCGCCGACCACGTCAACCGCTTCATCAAATCGTTCCTCCTGGACGAGCGAATTGGGCTGGGCCGGAAGTAAAGATGAGGCCTTAGAATTCCAGTCGAGGCCCAGAAGCAAACAAAGGCCTGCTCGCAGGTGGTTGCACACTTGCACTGCACGCTGCAACGATGCGACGCACACCGACGCCAACCGTAATTAAAAGCAGCGGAGCGGCAATGATATACAGCGTTGGGGCTCCGAACTTGTTTGTTTTGTACAATAATGTCTGAAAGAAATGAACTTTTTGGAGCTGAAATTCAGGGAGCTGTCTCTGTCTGGTGCCGTGACCCGTGATGCGCACAGTCTGTCTTCTGGCTGCCATTTTCACAAGCTTCTATTCACATTCCAGAATTGTTCTTGTGATGCTGTGCTGATGGACCACTAGTTGTTGACAGCCCAGTTGTGCAGCATATACAAGCCTAATGCTCAGTCCAATTGTGGCTGCCGTATCCGTATCTTATTGTCCTCCCTTTTACATAACATCTCCTTTTGGTGAACACGCATCTCTTTCAGCGGAGCAAATAAAAGAAgtttaagggcctgtttagattgggaacgaaaattttttgggtgtcacatcggaggtGTCGCAAGCATGTCGGGagaagtttttagaaactaataaaaaaataaattacatagctcgtcagaaaactgcaagacaaatttattaagcataattaatctgtcattagcatatgtgggttactgtagcacctaaggctaatcatggagtaactaggcttaaaagattcgtctcgcgattcttaactaaactgtgtaattagtttatttttttatctacatttaatgttccatgcatgtgtccaaagattcgatgggatggatgaaaaaattttgggtgggaaactaaacagggcctaaaccaAGGGGAGTACAGAAACCTTCCCGTGGCCGCCACCCTCATCTGCATTGCTGTGTCCGACGAATCTGTAATGCTGAAATTCAGAGAGCTGTCTCTGATACGCACAGTCTGTACCTGTTCTTTCTTCTCGCCAATACGTACTATTACACTATTaattactaaggccttgtttagttcactctgaaatccaaaaaattttcaagattttccgtcacattgaatcttgcggtacatatatagagcactaaatatagacgaaaataaaaactaattgcacagtttatttgtaaatcatatgacgaatcttttaagcctatttactccataattgaacaacgtttgtcaaataaaaacgaaagtgctacagtaccgaaacccaaaaacttttcggaactaaataaggcctaaactGACTGCCCTTTTCACAAGTTCTTTTCACATTCCAGAGTTATTCTTTTGATGCTGGTCTGATGGACCTTAGTTGTTGACATCCCACTTGTGCAGCATATAGAAGCCTAAATGCTTAATCCATTTCTGGTTGCCGTATCTTCTTGTCCTCCCTTCACATAACACCATCCTTTTGGCGAGCAAGCATCTCTTTcagtaaagaaaagaaaagaagttTAAACAATGGGGAGGTGCAGAAATCTTCCCGTTGCCGCCACTCACGTCTGTCTGTAATACTGTGTTCGACGTAGTATCTGTGATGAACACGCGTAAGACATCGCCAGTGTTTCGCTGCATGGACCCCACATCGGACGGTCCTCTTAACTCTGTCAACATCATCACCGCCCCGGTCCCTCAAAGGCTCCCTTGAAGAAAAAGGAAACTACAAGAGTCCTTTTTTTCTTGTTATTTTATGAATAAGAATGGGAGCCAAATctaaaatataaattaaaagaaatcaaatataaaaatataggaaaataaattgaTATTTCATCACGATCTATCTTAGCATGGTCTTGAATTTTGAACTTCCAAATTTGAAGTGAACCTGGGatacttgccttaattcccTTTACTGTATACACAAAGCATAAGAAAGCTTGGTAAATTTTTGGGCTCTTAAATGTAATAAGAACATCTCCAGTAATTTCCCTTTCCTAGCATCCAATGAGAAAAAACTATTATTCTAGAGATCTTGTAACTTGAGCGGTTCCCCAAACCCAACTCTACGAGAAAAAAAATTCTCAGTACCTCAAATTCTAGCCTCCCACCCATCAAATAAAGGAGAGATCTATCCTCTTCCAATCCACTATGTTTGCCATTGGAGATTGGATTTTCTCATTTTACGGGAGACAATACCTTCAAAACctcaaaacatgttttgtatcTCCCCCAACAAGTAATTTTTGggttcactacaccacaaccttAGAACAACGTTGGACGGTCCGTCGGTATAAGACGTTTTACCGTCAGACAGGCCATCGATTTAGAGATATACCGTCAGATCAAGTAGTCGCTATAAGCCCTGTCGGTAAAAAGTTTTACCGACAGACTACCCTTTCAACGACAGACAGTCTGACGGAGAGAAAATCACCGACAGACAGTCCGATGGAGAGAAAATCACCGACAGACAGTGTGTTAccagttataaaactttgtaattGACGACTTACCCAtttgaatccgtttagggcctcaaataatcaatttatgcttggtttatgatagtatgtagggaactaaactctaacaCAAACACAAgcgagtgataggtggagtggtagaggagggtaCGCATGAGGGTGaggtctcaggttcgaatcccaccgaccgcgtagcacgcgattttacgcgaaaaatGCGGGCGAATAGCTAATGGGCCTTCCCTGTactaaaatcttttttttctatttttaaaaagctatttcatattttctagaaaaaaaatcgTTCTCTGTAAACAATGTAACCACTGAATTTCATGGAAAATCTGTGAAAAGGTCCTCACTCCTACATTCAACCTAATGCAGGTCACACGCAGAACTGAACATATCTGCAGGGCAACAAATTCATCGACAACAACCGTTTCTCTAAAACAATCGCCAGGGACATCTTTTCTGCATCAATTCATCGACAACAACCATTGCTACCAGGGCCAACATGCTACATAGATGCATCAATTCATGCAAGCatctaaaatatatttttaataagAT contains:
- the LOC8059791 gene encoding uncharacterized protein LOC8059791; translated protein: MLSLFICPAKQHATSLITSRGRRRPARHGRMVVYLYTHAGADAAPLLPAPTPPSTDLGRHRFLVLSLPSVPSTSMRISSVPSSMRATASSASATALAAAMNMKQPPHGASTLFALLSLSLLLLRLLLRLRLAAFRDAALSLHLLARLRLRPVLLRLHDGASSATTLRVWCPAAPSSKPPLLLLHGFGGDAKWTWARNLPRLSRHFHVYAPDLVFFGAQSRSASPLRSVAFQARCAAEAMRLLGVPRYDVAGISYGGFVAYRMAAAEASDAVGRLVIMTTGVAATPGEMRAMAAREDRTVEEALLPNTAEGLRFLVRRSMHRPPPWMPDFVLDDFIQLMYVDQKRERAELLHELLKTGAGFDTLPALTQETLLIWGDKDQVFPVDLGHRLHRLVGERSRLEIVRDAGHALQLEGADHVNRFIKSFLLDERIGLGRK